One segment of Terriglobia bacterium DNA contains the following:
- a CDS encoding nuclear transport factor 2 family protein: protein MKRNAVFPLAVILLTIALPVRSQAPDEKAAIRQAALDYIEGWYEADGARMDRALHKELAKRIIHAVGGTEQFTSLTKAQMVEATQRGGGKKRPADTRNIKVDILDVYRDIASVRTECADFIDYLQLAKSEGQWKIVNVLWQYNVKERKAVALEPKTLAAYAGEYELKPDFIITVTVEKDQLFLQATGQPRIQAFPSSETEFFLKDVEAQISFVKNDEGRITQLILHQGGNDAPARKIK, encoded by the coding sequence ATGAAGAGGAACGCCGTATTCCCGCTGGCAGTCATCCTGCTGACTATCGCATTGCCGGTCCGGAGTCAAGCGCCGGATGAAAAAGCCGCGATCCGGCAGGCCGCGCTGGACTATATCGAGGGCTGGTACGAGGCTGACGGAGCGCGCATGGACCGCGCGCTGCACAAGGAGCTGGCAAAACGCATCATCCACGCCGTCGGGGGAACCGAGCAGTTCACCAGTCTCACCAAGGCACAGATGGTGGAGGCGACACAAAGAGGCGGCGGGAAAAAGAGGCCCGCCGATACGCGCAATATCAAGGTGGATATTCTCGACGTTTACCGCGATATTGCGAGCGTCCGCACGGAATGTGCGGATTTTATTGATTACCTCCAGCTCGCCAAATCGGAAGGACAGTGGAAAATCGTCAACGTTCTCTGGCAGTACAACGTCAAAGAACGCAAGGCAGTGGCCTTGGAACCAAAAACTCTAGCCGCCTATGCAGGAGAGTATGAGCTGAAGCCGGACTTCATCATTACCGTGACCGTCGAGAAAGATCAGCTTTTCCTCCAGGCGACGGGGCAGCCCAGGATCCAGGCCTTTCCGTCTTCCGAAACGGAATTCTTCCTGAAAGACGTGGAGGCGCAGATCAGCTTCGTCAAGAATGATGAGGGGAGGATCACTCAACTGATACTTCACCAGGGCGGCAACGATGCGCCCGCCAGAAAGATCAAATAG